Proteins encoded by one window of Desulfovibrio ferrophilus:
- a CDS encoding AMIN domain-containing protein, which produces MPHRPLLIMSLLIILLSGTGCGLFRAEEPAERISPAAPAKTEDLLRLHQELTVQKASLLVQRARIMENYGAFDAPTRLGRLDRAHQKLRQRQTDVRTRLQQRGLFPNNLRYAVSTPETLNAKATPELSISTAPKPTEPKQIAVPNPKPLPRKALASTPDVPAPASSFAGVNWKQDTQSFSVFIATSDPLPRFKTFSLTNPPRIVVDTPVTKRPTPAALRLVPSSTQAKSIRMGWHPEQSFVRVVIDCKGPVPRHSVMTTPRGITVNLPR; this is translated from the coding sequence ATGCCCCATCGCCCCCTCCTGATAATGAGCCTGCTCATTATCCTGCTCAGTGGTACCGGGTGTGGCCTTTTCCGTGCTGAAGAACCAGCGGAGCGGATCAGCCCAGCGGCTCCCGCAAAAACAGAAGACCTGCTGCGCCTGCATCAGGAACTGACGGTTCAGAAGGCCTCTCTCCTTGTCCAGCGCGCCCGCATTATGGAGAACTATGGGGCCTTTGATGCACCGACCCGCCTCGGACGCCTGGACCGGGCCCATCAAAAGCTTCGTCAACGGCAAACAGACGTGCGCACCCGTTTGCAGCAACGCGGCCTGTTTCCCAACAATCTACGCTACGCCGTGAGCACTCCCGAGACACTCAACGCCAAGGCAACGCCTGAGCTTTCCATCAGCACTGCACCCAAACCGACTGAGCCCAAACAGATCGCGGTCCCCAATCCAAAACCTTTGCCCCGCAAAGCCCTTGCCAGCACTCCCGATGTTCCTGCGCCCGCTTCGTCCTTTGCCGGGGTCAACTGGAAGCAGGACACTCAATCCTTCTCCGTTTTCATTGCCACCTCGGACCCTCTTCCACGCTTCAAGACCTTCTCCCTGACCAACCCGCCCCGCATCGTGGTGGACACTCCTGTCACAAAACGCCCCACGCCAGCGGCGTTACGACTTGTCCCCTCCTCGACACAAGCCAAGAGCATTCGCATGGGCTGGCACCCGGAGCAGTCCTTTGTCCGCGTCGTCATCGACTGCAAAGGACCCGTCCCCCGGCACAGCGTCATGACCACCCCTCGGGGTATCACGGTCAACCTGCCTCGCTAG